A genome region from Acidimicrobiales bacterium includes the following:
- a CDS encoding glycerophosphodiester phosphodiesterase, with translation MTRAADFEFLDHGGPLAFAHRGGAGDWPENTMPAFEHAVALDYPYVETDVHVTSDGVLVAFHDEALDRVTDRSGLIRDLPWSEVSRARVDGREPIPLFEDILGTWPALRINIDPKHDSAVDPLVEAIRRTDSVRRVCIGAFSDQRLERVRNALGPELCTSLGPRGIARLKAASFGAPLQLPAPCAQVPVKAKGVTVTDRRLVAAAHRLGLQVHVWTIDDPDEMGRLLDLGVDGIMTDRPAVLREVLERRGQWAGASG, from the coding sequence GTGACCAGAGCCGCCGACTTCGAGTTCCTCGACCACGGTGGTCCCCTCGCGTTCGCGCACCGGGGCGGCGCGGGCGACTGGCCGGAGAACACGATGCCGGCGTTCGAGCACGCAGTGGCCCTCGACTACCCCTATGTCGAGACCGACGTGCACGTCACCTCCGATGGCGTGCTCGTCGCGTTCCACGACGAGGCCCTCGACCGGGTCACCGACCGAAGCGGGCTCATCCGCGACCTGCCGTGGTCAGAGGTCAGCCGGGCACGGGTGGACGGCCGTGAGCCGATTCCACTGTTCGAGGACATCCTCGGCACCTGGCCCGCGCTCCGCATCAACATCGACCCGAAGCACGACAGCGCGGTCGACCCGTTGGTCGAGGCCATCCGCCGGACCGACTCGGTGCGCCGCGTGTGCATCGGAGCGTTCTCGGATCAACGCCTCGAACGAGTGCGGAACGCGCTGGGACCCGAGCTGTGCACGTCACTGGGTCCGCGCGGGATCGCCCGGTTGAAAGCGGCATCGTTCGGTGCGCCGCTGCAACTGCCCGCCCCGTGCGCCCAGGTGCCGGTGAAAGCCAAGGGGGTGACCGTCACCGACCGACGACTGGTGGCCGCCGCCCATCGTCTCGGCCTCCAGGTGCACGTGTGGACCATCGACGACCCCGACGAGATGGGGCGCCTCCTCGATCTCGGCGTCGACGGCATCATGACCGACCGCCCCGCCGTCCTGCGCGAGGTCCTCGAGCGGCGCGGCCAGTGGGCGGGGGCGTCAGGGTAG
- the pyk gene encoding pyruvate kinase translates to MHRRTKIIATIGPASDEPATLEAMIEAGMDVARIGLAHGTLDEQMERYHRVRAAAKAVGRPVGILVDLPGPKVRAASFGDDEGLMLLEGLPVRLAPGNTGSTLELIEIDYPELLEDIHPGDRLMFGDGTVIVEIHEHGGDHLQGTVAHGGWVQGRPGVHIPSDRLRVASPTDQDLKFLDAFIDVGVDIVALSFVRSAHDVRRIGTEPHPHGPLVVAKIETRAAVENLDGIIEASGAIMVARGDLGEEFSIEEIPHLQKDIIARCIAMGRPAITATQMLESMVHAPSPTRAEATDVANAVFDGTSAIMLSAETAIGHDPVRVVTTMNRIAQTADQRFDYGSWAKALSLRQLSEASGLDTRVTDAMTMAAWQAAADMSAAAIICITRSGFTARAIARFRPKSRILAYSPDPRTVQQLTMSWGAVPLFSEAHGTFTEMVDWAVSDAMGAGLVRSGDVIVVLAGSRENSAATDTIRLVRVP, encoded by the coding sequence ATGCATCGTCGGACCAAGATCATCGCCACCATCGGGCCCGCCTCCGATGAGCCAGCAACCCTCGAGGCCATGATCGAGGCGGGGATGGACGTGGCAAGGATCGGTCTCGCCCACGGCACCCTCGACGAGCAGATGGAGCGCTACCACCGGGTGCGGGCCGCGGCCAAGGCCGTGGGCCGGCCGGTCGGCATCCTGGTCGACCTCCCAGGACCCAAGGTCAGGGCGGCATCCTTCGGCGACGATGAGGGTCTCATGTTGCTCGAGGGCCTTCCCGTACGGCTCGCTCCGGGCAACACCGGCAGCACGCTCGAGTTGATCGAGATCGACTATCCAGAGCTGCTCGAGGACATCCACCCTGGCGACCGGCTCATGTTCGGCGACGGAACGGTGATCGTCGAGATCCACGAGCACGGTGGTGACCACCTCCAGGGCACGGTCGCCCACGGCGGCTGGGTGCAGGGACGACCCGGGGTCCACATCCCCAGCGACCGGCTCCGCGTGGCCTCGCCCACCGACCAGGACCTGAAGTTCCTCGACGCGTTCATCGATGTCGGGGTCGACATCGTGGCCCTATCGTTCGTCCGCTCGGCCCACGACGTGCGACGGATCGGCACCGAGCCCCATCCTCACGGGCCGCTGGTCGTGGCCAAGATCGAGACCCGTGCCGCGGTCGAGAACCTCGACGGGATCATCGAGGCATCCGGGGCGATCATGGTGGCTCGGGGCGATCTCGGCGAGGAGTTCTCCATCGAGGAGATCCCACACCTGCAAAAGGACATCATCGCCCGGTGCATCGCCATGGGCCGACCGGCGATCACCGCCACCCAGATGCTGGAATCGATGGTCCACGCGCCATCGCCCACCCGGGCGGAGGCGACCGACGTGGCCAATGCCGTCTTCGACGGGACCAGCGCGATCATGCTGTCGGCCGAGACGGCGATCGGCCACGATCCGGTCCGGGTGGTCACGACCATGAACCGGATCGCCCAGACAGCCGACCAGCGTTTCGACTACGGAAGCTGGGCCAAGGCGCTCAGCCTCCGTCAGCTGAGCGAGGCGTCGGGTCTCGACACTCGGGTCACCGACGCCATGACCATGGCCGCCTGGCAGGCTGCAGCCGACATGTCGGCAGCAGCGATCATCTGCATCACGCGGTCGGGCTTCACCGCCAGGGCCATCGCCCGGTTCCGGCCGAAATCCCGCATCCTTGCCTACTCGCCCGACCCGCGGACGGTGCAGCAGCTGACGATGAGCTGGGGCGCGGTTCCGCTCTTCTCCGAGGCCCACGGCACCTTCACCGAGATGGTCGACTGGGCAGTCAGCGACGCGATGGGCGCGGGACTGGTGCGCAGCGGCGACGTCATCGTCGTCCTGGCTGGCTCGCGTGAGAACTCGGCGGCCACCGACACCATCCGACTGGTCCGAGTGCCATGA
- a CDS encoding HRDC domain-containing protein, with amino-acid sequence MKVPTPITDQREFAALVEVLESQPVIGLDTEFHRERTYFPRIAMLQLSWEDQVALVDPFEVDLTPLGRVLDSDATTVIHAASQDLEVLLRSCGTVPRELFDTQVAAGFLGMSAPSLSALVEREMGERLPKGDRLTDWLQRPLTDAQLTYAATDVVHLIEIWRRQREALADRGRLAWAQDEFAALRDRARVSRPPQEAWTRIKEARQLRGSARSIAREVGAWREERAIEVDQPPRFVLADLAVVAIAQGAPTTAAQLRAIRGVDDRHTKGELAQQVLDAVKRGREQPPERPPRNTGGDLARHLRPAVSLVSSWVSQLARDEELDTALLATRADLESLLRGDPDSRLAVGWRAELVGEPIRRLVAGQAALAFDGEGGLVLESRSGQALDLG; translated from the coding sequence GTGAAGGTTCCGACTCCCATCACCGATCAGCGCGAGTTCGCCGCGCTGGTCGAGGTGCTCGAGTCGCAGCCGGTGATCGGGCTCGACACCGAGTTCCACCGCGAGCGCACGTACTTCCCCCGCATCGCCATGCTCCAGCTCAGCTGGGAGGATCAGGTCGCCCTCGTCGACCCGTTCGAGGTCGACCTCACCCCGCTCGGTCGGGTACTCGACAGCGACGCCACCACCGTCATCCACGCCGCGTCACAGGACCTCGAGGTGCTGCTTCGATCCTGTGGCACGGTGCCGCGGGAGCTGTTCGACACCCAAGTCGCGGCTGGCTTTCTCGGCATGTCGGCTCCCTCGCTGAGCGCCCTGGTCGAGCGCGAGATGGGCGAGCGCCTCCCCAAGGGCGACCGGCTCACCGACTGGCTCCAACGGCCCCTCACCGACGCGCAGCTGACCTATGCCGCCACCGACGTCGTGCACCTGATCGAGATCTGGAGACGTCAGCGTGAGGCGCTCGCCGACCGTGGCCGGTTGGCGTGGGCCCAGGACGAGTTCGCCGCGCTGCGCGACCGCGCGAGGGTGAGCCGCCCGCCCCAGGAGGCATGGACCCGGATCAAAGAAGCGCGCCAGCTCCGCGGATCCGCGCGCTCGATCGCTCGCGAGGTCGGGGCCTGGCGCGAGGAACGGGCGATCGAGGTCGACCAACCGCCGCGGTTCGTGCTGGCCGACCTCGCCGTGGTCGCCATCGCTCAGGGTGCTCCCACCACCGCGGCCCAGCTCCGAGCGATCCGTGGGGTCGACGACCGCCACACCAAGGGTGAGCTGGCCCAGCAGGTCCTCGACGCGGTGAAGCGGGGCCGCGAGCAACCTCCCGAGCGTCCACCCAGGAACACCGGGGGTGATCTGGCGCGCCATCTCCGTCCCGCGGTGAGCCTGGTGTCGTCGTGGGTCAGCCAGCTCGCACGCGACGAGGAGCTCGACACGGCGTTGCTCGCGACCAGAGCCGACCTCGAGTCGTTGCTGCGGGGCGACCCCGACAGTCGGCTGGCCGTCGGTTGGCGTGCCGAACTGGTGGGAGAACCCATCCGCCGGTTGGTCGCGGGGCAGGCGGCACTGGCCTTCGACGGCGAAGGCGGCCTGGTGCTCGAGTCGCGGTCCGGTCAGGCGCTCGACCTGGGCTGA
- a CDS encoding AMP-binding protein — protein sequence MSTNYPGAFAETRPDHPAYIMVSTGQPVTYRELDDAANQISQLIRACGVAEGEHVAFCLENHPDFFKIAWGAAYAGVYWTAISSRLTVDEMQYILNDCGAKVFITSAYKRDAASQLTDKTPDVTHRFIIDTDLDGYERFEDAVAAQPAEPLPEPRHEGLDMLYSSGTTGRPKGVKIPMSDTELGTPTALSGAGQLLFGFDEDAVYLNPAPLYHAAPLRFCMGIHRFGGTVIVMEHFDPEEALTLIEQYRVTTSQWVPTMFVRMLKLPEEVRNRYDVSSLQVAIHAAAPCPIPVKEQMIEWWGPVLHEYYAGTEGNGFVYTNSQDWLEHKGTVGRPLVGEVHILDEDGNEVPTGEAGTVYFGSEGSFEYHNDPDKTEDSRDPKGRGWTTLGDVGRVDEDGFLYLTDRKAYMIITGGVNVYPQEAENVLTMHPAVLDVAVIGVPNEDFGEEVKAVVQLAEGYEPSEELARDIIATCREQLADVKCPRSVDFRDELPRHPTGKLYKRLLRDEYWQGRDSKLV from the coding sequence ATGTCGACCAACTACCCAGGCGCCTTCGCCGAGACCCGGCCCGATCACCCGGCCTACATCATGGTCTCCACCGGCCAACCCGTGACCTACCGCGAGCTCGACGACGCTGCCAACCAGATCTCCCAGCTGATCCGTGCCTGCGGTGTCGCCGAAGGCGAGCACGTGGCGTTCTGTCTGGAGAACCACCCCGACTTCTTCAAGATCGCCTGGGGCGCGGCCTACGCCGGGGTGTACTGGACCGCCATCAGCTCGCGCCTGACCGTCGACGAGATGCAATACATCCTCAACGACTGCGGGGCGAAGGTGTTCATCACCAGCGCCTACAAGCGCGACGCTGCCTCCCAGCTCACCGACAAGACTCCCGACGTCACCCACCGGTTCATCATCGACACCGACCTCGACGGCTACGAGCGCTTCGAGGACGCGGTGGCCGCACAACCCGCCGAGCCGCTCCCCGAACCCCGCCACGAGGGGCTCGACATGTTGTACTCGTCGGGGACGACGGGCAGGCCGAAGGGCGTGAAGATCCCCATGTCCGACACCGAGCTGGGAACGCCCACCGCCTTGTCGGGAGCGGGACAGCTGCTGTTCGGCTTCGACGAGGACGCCGTGTACCTCAACCCCGCCCCCCTGTACCACGCCGCGCCGCTGCGCTTCTGCATGGGGATCCACCGGTTCGGAGGCACCGTGATCGTGATGGAGCACTTCGATCCCGAGGAGGCCCTGACGCTCATCGAGCAGTACCGGGTCACCACGAGCCAGTGGGTGCCCACCATGTTCGTGCGGATGCTGAAGCTGCCCGAGGAGGTCCGCAACCGCTACGACGTGTCGAGCCTGCAGGTGGCCATCCACGCCGCCGCCCCCTGCCCGATTCCGGTCAAGGAGCAGATGATCGAGTGGTGGGGCCCGGTGCTGCACGAGTACTACGCCGGCACCGAGGGCAACGGGTTCGTGTACACCAACTCCCAGGACTGGCTCGAGCACAAGGGCACGGTGGGACGGCCGCTCGTGGGCGAGGTGCACATCCTCGACGAGGACGGCAACGAGGTTCCCACCGGCGAGGCGGGCACGGTCTACTTCGGCTCCGAGGGCTCCTTCGAGTACCACAACGACCCCGACAAGACCGAGGACTCGCGCGACCCGAAGGGCCGGGGCTGGACCACCCTCGGCGACGTCGGGCGGGTCGACGAGGACGGGTTCCTGTACCTCACCGACCGCAAGGCATACATGATCATCACCGGCGGGGTGAACGTCTATCCCCAGGAAGCCGAGAACGTCCTCACCATGCACCCTGCAGTGCTCGACGTCGCGGTCATCGGTGTCCCCAACGAAGACTTCGGCGAAGAGGTCAAGGCCGTGGTCCAGCTCGCCGAGGGCTACGAACCCTCCGAAGAGCTCGCACGCGACATCATCGCCACCTGCCGCGAGCAGCTCGCCGACGTCAAGTGCCCGCGCTCGGTCGACTTCCGCGATGAGCTGCCCCGCCACCCCACCGGCAAGCTCTACAAGCGCCTGCTCCGTGACGAGTACTGGCAGGGCCGCGACTCCAAGCTCGTCTGA
- a CDS encoding molybdenum cofactor guanylyltransferase, which produces MRAVPPATRPAVATRRPGTNLTGPAEFRAVVLAGGRSRRMGHDKAFIELDGLPLVSRCSRALVEAGAREVSVVGGDRPRLEALGLVVVDDRYPDEGPVGGVVTGLDTGQGSDLVVVLACDLAAPSPTAVDMTVGALVARPEAGVARPLHQGVPQWLHGCWRVSTALEPLRARFERGTRSFRGATSGLEVVDVDGVMSRHLVDLDTAHDLEQARDQQLP; this is translated from the coding sequence ATGCGAGCTGTTCCTCCGGCAACTCGACCCGCAGTGGCCACCCGACGACCAGGAACGAACCTGACCGGACCGGCGGAGTTCCGGGCCGTGGTGCTCGCCGGCGGGAGGAGTCGCCGGATGGGCCACGACAAGGCGTTCATCGAGCTCGACGGCCTGCCACTGGTGAGTCGGTGCTCCCGCGCCCTGGTCGAGGCGGGAGCGCGGGAGGTGAGCGTGGTCGGCGGTGATCGCCCCCGGCTCGAGGCGCTCGGTCTGGTGGTCGTCGACGACCGCTACCCGGACGAGGGCCCGGTGGGTGGGGTGGTGACCGGATTGGACACCGGCCAGGGGTCCGATCTGGTCGTGGTGCTGGCTTGTGATCTGGCCGCACCGTCACCGACGGCGGTCGACATGACGGTGGGGGCGCTGGTCGCGCGTCCCGAGGCGGGGGTGGCGCGTCCGCTGCACCAGGGGGTTCCCCAGTGGCTGCACGGCTGCTGGCGGGTCTCGACCGCCCTCGAGCCGCTTCGTGCTCGCTTCGAACGGGGGACCCGGTCCTTCCGGGGGGCCACGTCGGGCTTGGAGGTGGTCGATGTCGACGGTGTGATGTCGCGCCATCTCGTCGACCTCGACACCGCTCATGACCTCGAGCAGGCCCGGGACCAGCAGCTGCCCTGA
- a CDS encoding sulfite exporter TauE/SafE family protein, protein MSPDPILVMVLAAAAATLGTLGGLGGAILLVPVLVATGTDPLVAAPIGLVTVGAGALAAAPNQLAHGLVHHRLGLTVEIPASTAAVVAAWWSVHAPDTALRILLASVVFAASVAGLSRAPARNVPQPEFVAEPPAEWPGTLGGTYQSPGGPVPYRARRLPAGLIAMVGAGAISGLAGVGGGFVKTPVMREIMWIPIKVAAATSTFAVSITTATALLVFAGQGRIEPGPSVAAGLGGLAGGLAGAHLQDRMSPTGLRRVLSVVLMVVAVVVLVGP, encoded by the coding sequence CTTTTGGTTCCGGTGCTGGTGGCGACCGGCACCGACCCGCTCGTCGCGGCACCCATCGGGCTGGTCACGGTCGGCGCGGGTGCGCTGGCGGCAGCGCCCAACCAGCTGGCCCACGGTCTGGTCCACCACCGGCTCGGACTCACCGTGGAGATCCCCGCCTCGACCGCTGCCGTGGTGGCCGCCTGGTGGTCGGTCCACGCCCCCGACACCGCGCTGCGCATCCTGCTGGCGTCGGTGGTCTTCGCGGCATCGGTGGCCGGCCTGAGCAGGGCACCGGCCCGCAACGTTCCCCAACCCGAGTTCGTGGCCGAACCACCAGCGGAGTGGCCCGGGACCCTGGGCGGGACCTATCAGAGCCCCGGGGGACCGGTCCCCTACCGTGCCCGGCGCCTCCCGGCGGGGCTGATCGCCATGGTCGGTGCCGGCGCCATCTCCGGATTGGCAGGAGTGGGCGGTGGCTTCGTCAAGACGCCGGTCATGCGCGAGATCATGTGGATCCCGATCAAGGTCGCCGCTGCCACCTCGACCTTCGCGGTGAGCATCACCACTGCCACCGCGCTGCTGGTGTTCGCCGGACAGGGCCGCATCGAGCCCGGCCCCAGCGTCGCCGCCGGCCTCGGAGGACTGGCCGGAGGGCTGGCCGGAGCCCACCTCCAGGACCGGATGTCGCCGACCGGGTTGCGCCGTGTGCTCTCGGTGGTGCTGATGGTCGTCGCCGTCGTGGTGCTCGTCGGACCGTGA
- a CDS encoding rhodanese-like domain-containing protein, protein METSEIDVEELDTRLAQGAVLVDVRRPDEHEQAHIPDATLIPLDQVPDRVHELPADREILVICRSGGRSAAACEFLMTNGIEATNVAGGMLAWIDSGRPFGGTAAGPSGA, encoded by the coding sequence GTGGAGACCAGCGAGATCGACGTCGAGGAGCTCGACACCCGCCTTGCCCAGGGTGCGGTGCTCGTCGATGTCCGGCGCCCCGACGAGCACGAGCAGGCCCACATCCCCGACGCGACCCTGATCCCCCTCGATCAGGTCCCCGATCGGGTCCACGAGCTTCCCGCCGACCGTGAGATCCTGGTGATCTGTCGCAGCGGCGGGCGCAGCGCCGCGGCCTGTGAGTTCTTGATGACCAACGGCATCGAGGCCACCAACGTCGCGGGTGGGATGCTGGCGTGGATCGACTCGGGGCGCCCGTTCGGCGGCACGGCCGCCGGACCCAGCGGGGCGTGA
- a CDS encoding acyl-CoA dehydrogenase family protein, which yields MAVTDAASTQVDEQRVRDALEQLVSGHDTSDAVGFLGAQYDLGLAWVHFPEGYGGLGLSPKLQNLVNARLAEVHAPSPYARNPIGYGMGAPTIVTHGSEEQKQRYLRPLFTGEEIWCQLFSEPGAGSDVAGLSSRAVRDGDEWVVNGQKVWTTLAHLSRWGMLVVRTDPDQPKHKGLTYFVVDMEAPGVEVRPLRQMTGDAEFNEVYFTDVRIPDSERLGDTGEGWGVSLTTLMNERVSIGGGVAPRGSGHIATAVKAYHDHRDARGERHRSALKDQLMSLWVRAEVHRLTNMRASDNRKMGTPGPEGSVGKLASAELNKEITSFTIDLLGPEGLLYDDYTMRRPDTAAEGRTPQRAFLRMRANSIEGGTTEVMRNILGERVLGLPGDIRVDKDRPWIEVPRN from the coding sequence ATGGCCGTCACCGACGCAGCAAGCACACAGGTCGACGAGCAGCGGGTGCGCGACGCGCTCGAACAGCTCGTCTCGGGACACGACACCTCCGATGCCGTCGGCTTCCTCGGGGCGCAGTACGACCTCGGTCTGGCATGGGTGCACTTCCCCGAGGGCTACGGCGGCCTCGGGCTCTCGCCCAAGCTGCAGAACCTCGTCAACGCCAGGCTCGCCGAGGTCCACGCGCCGAGTCCCTACGCCCGCAACCCCATCGGCTACGGCATGGGGGCGCCCACCATCGTCACCCACGGCTCCGAGGAGCAGAAGCAGCGGTACCTGCGCCCCCTCTTCACCGGCGAGGAGATCTGGTGTCAGCTCTTCAGCGAACCGGGGGCGGGCTCCGACGTCGCCGGTCTGTCCAGCCGGGCGGTGCGCGACGGTGACGAGTGGGTGGTGAACGGCCAGAAGGTGTGGACCACCCTCGCGCACCTCTCGCGGTGGGGGATGCTGGTCGTACGCACCGACCCCGATCAGCCCAAGCACAAGGGTCTCACCTACTTCGTCGTCGACATGGAGGCCCCCGGTGTCGAGGTGCGGCCCTTGCGCCAGATGACCGGCGACGCGGAGTTCAACGAGGTCTACTTCACCGACGTCCGCATCCCCGACTCCGAGCGCCTCGGCGACACCGGTGAGGGATGGGGCGTGTCGCTCACCACCCTCATGAACGAACGGGTCTCGATCGGCGGGGGCGTCGCACCCCGCGGGTCGGGCCACATCGCGACCGCGGTCAAGGCCTATCACGACCACCGCGATGCCCGTGGCGAACGGCACCGGTCTGCGCTGAAGGACCAGCTCATGAGTCTCTGGGTCCGGGCCGAGGTTCACCGCCTGACCAACATGCGAGCCTCGGACAACCGCAAGATGGGCACTCCCGGACCCGAGGGCTCGGTCGGCAAGCTGGCGTCGGCCGAGCTGAACAAGGAGATCACCTCGTTCACCATCGATCTCCTCGGTCCCGAGGGCCTGCTCTACGACGACTACACCATGCGCCGCCCCGACACCGCGGCCGAGGGACGCACACCCCAACGGGCGTTCCTTCGCATGCGGGCCAACTCGATCGAGGGAGGCACCACCGAGGTCATGCGCAACATCCTCGGCGAGCGCGTCCTGGGTCTGCCCGGCGACATCCGGGTCGACAAGGACCGGCCCTGGATCGAGGTGCCCCGCAACTGA
- a CDS encoding DUF3151 family protein, whose amino-acid sequence MSESQPVQFSGSAPPETVLDPESADALDALRAAMNADAAQRRDAVASVVARWPTFLDAWARLGDAGRDTVERYAAYRVGYHRGLDRLRANGWRGSGHVRWRHQNNRGFLAALAGLAATAAELGEDDEAERCELFLRQLDPQWPPDDQERT is encoded by the coding sequence ATGTCCGAATCGCAACCGGTGCAGTTCAGCGGATCAGCTCCACCCGAGACGGTGCTCGATCCTGAGTCCGCCGACGCGCTCGATGCGTTGAGAGCGGCGATGAACGCCGATGCGGCCCAGCGGCGTGATGCGGTCGCGTCGGTGGTGGCCCGCTGGCCCACGTTCCTCGATGCATGGGCCCGACTGGGCGACGCCGGTCGGGACACGGTCGAGCGCTACGCCGCGTATCGGGTCGGCTACCACCGGGGGCTCGACCGGTTGAGAGCGAACGGGTGGCGTGGCTCGGGCCACGTGCGCTGGCGTCACCAGAACAACCGTGGGTTCCTCGCGGCACTGGCCGGCCTGGCCGCCACGGCCGCCGAGCTCGGCGAAGACGACGAAGCGGAGCGATGCGAGCTGTTCCTCCGGCAACTCGACCCGCAGTGGCCACCCGACGACCAGGAACGAACCTGA
- a CDS encoding histidine phosphatase family protein, protein MELLLIRHALPIRIDGGDGPADPDLSDEGHRQAETLAGWLHSEPIDEVWTSPLRRARQTAAPIEAAFGTEARVDDDLREFDADEEHYIPLEELRGSDDPRWQELMERLGAPEQFAFRDQAAAAVERIVEANPGRQVAVVCHGGVINAYLSTILGIDRPLFFEPTYTSISRVMASSRGVRSLVSVNEIPHLPDLRRTHR, encoded by the coding sequence ATGGAGCTGCTCTTGATCCGCCACGCCCTGCCCATCCGGATCGACGGAGGCGACGGGCCGGCCGACCCCGACCTCAGCGACGAAGGTCACCGCCAAGCCGAGACCCTCGCCGGGTGGCTGCACTCCGAGCCCATCGACGAGGTGTGGACGAGTCCGCTCCGCCGTGCCCGCCAGACCGCAGCACCCATCGAGGCCGCGTTCGGCACCGAGGCCCGCGTCGACGACGACCTTCGCGAGTTCGACGCCGACGAAGAGCACTACATCCCGTTGGAGGAGCTCCGCGGCTCCGACGACCCCCGCTGGCAGGAGCTGATGGAGCGCCTGGGGGCACCGGAGCAGTTCGCCTTCCGCGACCAGGCCGCGGCCGCCGTCGAACGCATCGTCGAGGCCAATCCCGGGCGACAGGTGGCGGTGGTGTGCCACGGCGGGGTCATCAACGCCTACCTGTCGACCATCCTGGGCATCGATCGTCCACTGTTCTTCGAGCCGACCTACACCAGCATCAGCCGGGTGATGGCCTCCTCCCGCGGTGTTCGCTCGCTCGTGAGCGTCAACGAGATCCCCCACCTGCCCGACCTGCGTCGGACCCACCGCTAA
- a CDS encoding FAD-binding oxidoreductase, with translation MARTGLLDELAGVVGTSHVLTGDLTAAHVADWTGRWTGGCAAVVRPASTAELAAVVEVCSGHGAPMVAQGGNTGLVGGAVPEGDAVVLSTSRLRTLGPVDAVSGQVTAGAGVTVAEVLTAARRAGWRYAVDFAARDTATIGGSIATNAGGHHVLRFGMTRRQLVGIEAVLADGRVLSHLGGLVKDNTGYDLAGLFCGSEGTLGIVTAARLALVPEPGPLAVALVGFADLHTAIGAIGPLRRALPEVEAIELMLDDGLAAVGAHLGVRPPVADPVVLLIETGGGPDPVETLVEAVASAGPVGSTAVGSDPRSSAEIWRWREAHTEVINAVGPHPPHKLDVTLPLDVVAEFVPRVRAAVRSAHPDATTWIFGHAGDGNLHVNVTGPVPEDGSVDEIVLRLVADVGGSISAEHGIGRVKRPWLHLNRSAEEIDTFRAIKAALDPDGLFNPGVLLP, from the coding sequence ATGGCCCGCACCGGACTCCTCGACGAGCTGGCGGGCGTGGTCGGCACGTCCCACGTGCTGACCGGTGACCTGACTGCCGCCCACGTGGCCGACTGGACCGGACGATGGACGGGTGGGTGCGCCGCAGTGGTGCGTCCGGCCTCGACCGCAGAGCTGGCAGCGGTGGTCGAGGTCTGCTCCGGTCACGGTGCCCCGATGGTCGCCCAGGGCGGGAACACCGGGCTCGTCGGTGGCGCGGTTCCCGAGGGTGACGCGGTGGTGCTGTCGACCAGCCGCTTGCGCACGCTCGGTCCGGTCGACGCGGTCAGCGGCCAGGTCACCGCAGGAGCAGGTGTCACCGTGGCCGAGGTGCTGACCGCGGCCCGGCGCGCGGGTTGGCGCTACGCCGTCGACTTCGCCGCCCGCGACACCGCGACCATCGGAGGTTCGATCGCCACCAACGCCGGCGGTCACCACGTGCTGCGCTTCGGGATGACGCGTCGCCAGCTGGTCGGCATCGAGGCGGTCCTGGCCGATGGCCGCGTGCTGTCGCACCTGGGTGGATTGGTCAAGGACAACACCGGATACGACCTGGCTGGGCTGTTCTGTGGAAGCGAGGGCACCCTCGGCATCGTCACCGCCGCCCGGCTCGCGCTGGTCCCCGAGCCCGGTCCCTTGGCCGTGGCGCTGGTCGGCTTCGCCGACCTGCACACCGCCATCGGCGCCATCGGGCCGCTCCGTCGGGCGCTGCCCGAGGTGGAGGCCATCGAGCTCATGCTCGACGACGGGCTCGCGGCGGTGGGCGCGCACCTGGGGGTGCGACCTCCGGTAGCGGATCCGGTCGTGCTCCTCATCGAGACGGGAGGGGGCCCCGATCCGGTCGAGACCCTCGTCGAGGCCGTCGCGTCGGCGGGGCCGGTGGGCTCCACCGCGGTCGGGTCCGATCCCCGCAGCAGCGCCGAGATCTGGCGCTGGCGGGAGGCCCACACCGAGGTCATCAACGCGGTGGGCCCTCATCCTCCCCACAAGCTCGATGTCACCCTGCCGCTCGACGTCGTGGCAGAGTTCGTTCCACGGGTCCGAGCCGCCGTTCGGTCCGCGCATCCCGACGCGACCACGTGGATCTTCGGGCATGCGGGCGACGGCAACCTGCACGTCAACGTCACCGGTCCTGTGCCCGAGGACGGATCCGTCGACGAGATCGTCCTGCGGCTGGTGGCCGACGTCGGGGGGAGCATCAGCGCAGAGCATGGCATCGGTCGGGTCAAGCGGCCGTGGCTCCACCTCAACCGCAGCGCCGAGGAGATCGACACTTTTCGGGCCATCAAGGCCGCGCTCGATCCCGACGGACTGTTCAACCCGGGGGTGCTCCTACCCTGA